The proteins below come from a single Miscanthus floridulus cultivar M001 chromosome 1, ASM1932011v1, whole genome shotgun sequence genomic window:
- the LOC136486928 gene encoding probable glutathione S-transferase GSTU6 → MAGKEDLKLLGLLVSPFVIRVRMALSMKGLNYEYVEEDLFNKSELLLKLNPVHKKVPVLIHNGKPICESLVILQYVDKLFTGRAILPTDPYERATARFWAAYIEDKLCPAWIGILKGKAEEERAEKVKETLAAIEHVEVAFAKCSNGNVFFGGDSIGYLDIVLGSFLFWFEALRRMYGLEIINTSKTPLLAAWAERFGGSVEAKEVVPEADKAVQYANKLHAAAAVKLVSSE, encoded by the exons ATGGCGGGCAAGGAGGATCTGAAGCTCCTCGGCCTGCTGGTGAGCCCGTTCGTGATCCGCGTGCGCATGGCGCTAAGCATGAAAGGACTGAATTACGAGTACGTCGAAGAGGATCTATTCAACAAGAGTGAGCTCCTGCTCAAGCTCAACCCGGTACACAAGAAGGTGCCCGTGCTCATCCACAACGGCAAGCCCATCTGTGAGTCACTCGTCATCCTGCAGTATGTCGACAAGCTGTTCACTGGCCGGGCAATCCTCCCAACTGACCCCTACGAGCGCGCCACCGCTCGCTTCTGGGCTGCCTACATCGAAGACAAG TTGTGCCCGGCGTGGATAGGCATCTTAAAGGGCAAGGCGGAGGAGGAGAGGGcggagaaggtgaaggagacgCTAGCCGCGATCGAGCACGTGGAAGTGGCCTTTGCCAAGTGCTCCAACGGCAACGTCTTCTTCGGCGGCGACTCCATCGGCTACCTCGACATCGTGCTCGGCTCTTTCTTGTTCTGGTTCGAGGCGCTGCGCAGGATGTACGGCCTAGAGATCATTAACACGAGCAAGACTCCGCTCTTGGCTGCGTGGGCGGAGCGGTTTGGAGGGAGTGTAGAAGCGAAGGAGGTGGTGCCGGAGGCGGACAAGGCGGTACAGTACGCCAATAAGCTTCACGCCGCGGCCGCTGTCAAGTTAGTGAGTTCAGAATGA
- the LOC136486921 gene encoding probable glutathione S-transferase GSTU6, whose amino-acid sequence MAAKGGEMKLLGVWDSPYVNRVQIVLNLKGLSYEYVEEDLLNKSELLLKSNPVHKKVPVLIHDGKPIAESQLIVQYLDEVFTGTGPSVLPADPYGRATARFWAAFVDDKVGSPWHTILFAREAEKKADAASRIMAALETLEGAFRDCSGGRDYFGGDGVGFVDVVLGSYLGWFKVFEKMIGVRVLDAARTPLLAAWGERFAAAEAAKDVLPDDVDKVLEFLQQFLD is encoded by the exons ATGGCCGCCAAGGGAGGTGAGATGAAGCTGCTGGGCGTGTGGGACAGCCCGTACGTCAACAGGGTCCAAATCGTGCTCAACCTCAAGGGCCTCAGCTACGAGTACGTCGAGGAGGACCTCCTCAACAAGAGCGAGCTCCTTCTCAAGTCCAACCCGGTGCACAAGAAGGTGCCCGTGCTCATCCACGACGGCAAGCCGATCGCCGAGTCGCAGCTCATCGTCCAGTACCTCGACGAGGTCTTCACCGGCACGGGCCCGTCGGTGCTCCCCGCCGACCCCTACGGCCGCGCCACCGCCCGCTTCTGGGCCGCCTTCGTCGACGATAAG GTTGGGTCTCCATGGCACACGATCCTGTTCGCGCGGGAGGCCGAGAAGAAGGCGGATGCGGCGTCGCGGATCATGGCGGCGCTGGAGACGCTGGAGGGCGCGTTCAGGGACTGCTCCGGCGGGCGGGACTACTTCGGCGGCGACGGCGTCGGGTTCGTGGATGTGGTGCTGGGCAGTTACCTGGGGTGGTTCAAGGTGTTCGAGAAGATGATCGGCGTCAGGGTCCTGGACGCGGCGAGGACGCCGCTCCTGGCCGCGTGGGGGGAGCGCTTCGCCGCCGCGGAAGCGGCCAAGGACGTCCTGCCGGATGACGTTGACAAGGTGCTCGAGTTCCTGCAGCAGTTCCTGGATTAG